In one Candidatus Poribacteria bacterium genomic region, the following are encoded:
- a CDS encoding Trm112 family protein, whose translation MEGGSTERIIVHSSDLTEPQGIIKISKTLLEILACPACKGGIEHDEAGQKLVCVGECHRRYPIREGIPVMLIDEAELPDEKLGE comes from the coding sequence ATGGAGGGCGGCTCTACGGAGAGGATCATTGTTCATTCAAGCGACCTCACCGAACCGCAAGGAATAATTAAAATTTCAAAAACGCTACTTGAGATTCTGGCGTGTCCAGCATGTAAAGGTGGAATAGAACACGATGAAGCAGGACAGAAACTGGTATGTGTCGGCGAATGTCACCGTCGCTATCCGATCCGTGAAGGCATCCCAGTCATGCTGATTGATGAAGCGGAATTACCCGACGAAAAACTTGGCGAATGA